AGCTCCGGAAGGCTTAGGCGCTGGCTCCCCAGCTTCCTGCGGACACAGCGTTCCGAGGAGCCACGGCAGCACTCCATTGCCGGGACCTGGGAGGGTCCTGTCAGCAGAGCATGTTCTGCCTCAGGAAGGGAGGGCACCGCAGAACAAGAGGAAGGATTTATGGCAATGGCCCACCTCTGGGATGGTGGCCACGGCCCGGACTACAGGACCAGAACCTGTGTGGCTGGCTGGGAATGAGGAAGGCCTCCTGGGCAAgctagggggtggggggcaaataAGTGAGGACCAGACTGCACCCCACTCTGCCCACCGTGACTTGGCCCCTGAATGTCCCTGCCACCCcttgaagagaaaagaagagatgagaaggggaggggaggggaggggaggggaggggaggggaggggaggggaggggagaggaggggaggggaagggaaggaccTTCATTGCCCTAGCTCGGCCTGataaaaatcacaaaggaaaGTATCCAAGTCTTCATCTGTTGCACACTGAGTCAGTGGTCTGAGATTTAATCCTGCTGCAAATACCTTGATTTTTCGATGAACTCTGGACTGAGTCCCTGACAAGCTGTTTGGACCTTGCCAACGCTACACACCACGTGTTGATTGGCGGGTGGTGATAACCCCCCAGGACAGCCCCAGggtggcctgggtcctgcccgGAAAGGCCCACCCAGAGGCTGGTGGTCACATTTGGGGGAGACGCACAGCCAGGAGGCATCCCTACAGACAGCACCCTCAAACGGTCCGAGGGGCTCCCACAAGGTCTCTGCCGGACGCGGGGATGGGGGGCAGCCAGTGATTGTACGTGAGGAAGGCTCGCTGCCCAGTTCAGGAGGGAGGGCCACAGAAGTTAAACACGTCCGTGACGATGGAGGCCTGGTTCGCTTGCACTGATTTTACCCAGAAAAACGTCCTTCGCTTCTCCCGGGGTGGGTCAGCTAGCCGTCGGACGCGGAGGGACAGCTTTTCCACAGAATACCTTCGCCCACATCGGATTAAGTCCTGGCCGACCTCGGCGCTGCTgccatttggggccagataatcCTTTGTTGGGAGGGACCGTCCTGTGCATGGTGGGATGTTGAGTGGATGGAGGACAGAGTGGGGGACCTGGCGGGGACCAGGTCAGTGCAGACCTGCCCTCAGGCTGCTCCTGGCCCCCTGGGGAGGGGACTCCAGGGACGGCCCTGCTGCAGGGTCCCAGAGGCTTGAACCAGACTTGCCAGGAGGAGACATGAATGAGGAACCGGGTCTGGAGGGAGGACTCGGGAAAACGAGACCAAAAGAGTGGAAAGGTCCTggataataatctataataataaaagcatactatgctcattagaccggacgtccttccggatgaccttccggatgaagccagggctgtgagggaagccctgaTCCCGGGCGCCAGAGGGatgccagtgccagcagccgggggaaggaaggcctactcttgcacgaatttcgcacatcaggtctctagtaataataataagaccaAAGATGATCATAATAGCACCTACTATTCTTAAGCCCtactctgtgcctggcactggtctGCCATCGTCTCTAAGTTTCAAAATACCCAGCAGCTACCCCTGTCCCCATCTCTCGATGCCGGGAACTGAAGCTAAGGGAAGTTCCACGGCTGGGTTTCAGTTTCAGCCGAGCTGTGAGGGACTCCGGAGCCGATAACTTCACTAATCAGGAGTTCAGGCAGGGCAACCTGAGGTGAGAGCGGTCCGTTCCTCCCCAAGTGTGAAAACAACCGTCAGAATCCCCACCTCCCGCAGCCAAGGACACTGTGATCCGGCCACCTCAGGGCCAGCTCTGGGAGGTGTGATGTAACAGCTCTATCTGGGATCAGACATGCCTCGGAGCCGGAGCCGCAGGCACGAGCCGGTCTCCCTGACGTCCAGTGACAGCCGCCGCCTTCCCCAAGACCCTCCAGCAGCGGACGGGTCAGAGCGTCCCCGTCACATCGATATTCTACCTGGTTCTGCTCCATTTCCTCCCCAGGGTGACCCTGGGTGAGGCCCGTGTCCTGTTAGGGTCTTGGGGTCTGATCCATGTGATGGGACAGAACCACACATGTATGCACACGTGTACATACGTTTTATACATTTAACAATGAAGATCTGCCCAGACAGCAAATACTCGTCAGGGAatggatagaaaaataaaacGTGGTCTATCCTGGCCTACGGGTCTCCTCCTCGGCCGTGAGCGATCGCGAGCTCAGATACCCAGGGGCCTGCCTCTGGGTGCCCGGGAGCAGGTCCCGAGACCAGGATTCCGGGGAAAGCTGTTGACTTGGGAGGTGATTCCCcagcggagggggagggagacgaGGCAGGAAAGACCCCTCTAACTGGGGCTCTCCtgggcagggccctgctgtggcAGCTGGAGCTTGATTTCCTGGGGCCCCTGGGAGCCAGTGGaacatgtggctcagttggttaagcatcgacTGAGAGGTGTGgttcccagccaggacacatgcccacgtgtccctctccatccccagtgtggggcgtgcaggaggcagacgatcaacgattctctctcatcattgatgtttctctctctctctcttcctctcccctcctctctctgaaatcaataaaaacctacttcaaaaaataaatatcgTCTATCCAGACATGGAATAATATAcagtaaaaggaaggaagaacCAACACATGTtacaacgtggatgaaccttaaaaacatcaTGTGGAGTGAGAAAAGCCACATAgtgtctgattccatttatatgaaatgtcctgaAGAGGCTGATTGTAGAGACGGAAAGCAGATTGGTGACTcccgggggctgggaggggaggagggaccgTTCGTGGggacagggtttctttttggggtgatgacaaTGTTCTAAAACCGATACTCTGCAAGTGAGCGAGTTGTCGGCGAGGTGAACTATAGCTCAATAAAGTTATTGTTTAAGAAGAGGATATGCCCAAACAGGATGTCACTACAGGGACATatgttttgtctttttccctctttttgtttcttttatgattgattttctatttatttattattgacttaagagagggaggaagggagagagagagagagacatcaatgtgagagaggcaccttgataggttgcctcccatacgagccccaaccagggacccgggtatgtgacctgaccgggaacgGAACCGGCCACCTCTGCCGCACGGAATGACGCTCCAGCCAACGCTCCCATCAGCCACGGCGGCCAGGGCTGACttgctttttcttaatttttttcttcaaatcacAACAGTGACACATTTTTGTTGAAACACATGGAACACTCTCGAGAGGCCTAAAGAAAGAATCCACCTTCGCGCTTCCCGCCCGtgcagccccgccttcccaccgCGGCGAGGTGGCCGTCAGCGGAGAGAACTCAACACTGTAAGACAGTGGGGCCTCCATTCCCACCTCCCTGACTGGGTGGATCCCGCAGGTCACACGCCTCCCTCTGACACCCCTCATGTgacccctaatggccctccctGACGATTGAGTGACACCCCACGTGGGAAACCCCGCGCATGAGATCAGGTGTGGGGCATCGTGAGCGCCAGCTGTATGCACTCCGGTGCACACCCACGTCACTGCGGCTCCGCACCCTGTATGCCCAGCGCACGCCTGGGGGCGTCCCACTGGGGAGGGGCTCGCTGTGCCTGTGGAAGGTCCGTggggcagcaggagaggacagcTTGTCCCTCCGAGAGGGGCGGCTATGCGGGCTGTTTGAGCCCTCCCGCCCTCGGTCTCATCGATATTCCTGTCCGGGCCGAGCGGACAAGACAGCTTGTTgagggggccagggagagagccggccagggctgtgtgtgtgtgtgtgtgtgtgtgtgtgtgtgtgtgtgtgtgtgtgtgtgcgcgccacCCTGTGTACAGACAGaccccctgctcacacctgctcacAGCCAGACAGACAGGAGGCCGGGCCTGGGGCGGGAGTGAGTTCCCGCGGAAGACCCTGCAGCTCTGGGCgacgaggacgaggacgaggacgaTGGTGGCGATACTGACACTGGCGAATGCCGAGTTCCGGGCTCCTTCCATGCGCGCGCTACCGTGTCACCTATTCCTGGGCGAGcagaggagcaggaggggctCCAGGAGGGCAGTGACCGCCGGGCCGCGCAGCTAGTGAGCGGCGGTCAGGATTTGCACCCTGGTCGGCCTGGGTGTTACCCATAATGCCATCGGCCCCTGTATAACAAAGGAGTCCTAAGAGGATGACCGTGGGGGGTAATCAAGAACTCTGTCCAtccggccgctgtggctcagtggttgagcatcgacccatgaaccaagaggtcacctgttcgatcccggtcagggcacctgcccggattgcgggcttgatccccagtgtggggcgtgcaggaggcagccaatcgctctttctctctcatcgctgtttctctcgatccctctccctgcccctctctctaaaatcaataaaaatatatttttctaaaaaaagagcTGTGTCCAGATTGCACGTTGGGgagtcagactgctggtttccaGTGCCAGAGCACCCCTCTTCCTGTCTGCGCCTCAGCTTCCCTTTCTGTGAGATGGGAGCACGCGGCAGCCGCTTCCTCCGGGGTTTGTGTCTCGGGCCCCAGGATGTGCCAACACTTGCTGACGGCCTTCAGTGCAGAGTTTCTGGCCGCCGCCTTGGGCGGAGGTACTGTTTGCAAAGACAGAAACTGAAGCTGAGGAAGAGCAGTGGTAGGAAAGGGCGAGGGAGAGGCCAGGAAGCCGCCAGCCAGCCGGAGAACAACCAGCTTCCCTTTCCCCTCCGGGCAGCCCCAGGCCTCgggccagggggcgtggccggggtgtggccagccctgcccacagatAAAGCCGGCACCTGGCAGCCCTGGGACAATTCAGCAGACAGTCCACCTGTCCATCGACCCTCCCTCCACCCGTGCGTGGACTGTCCACCCAGCCCGTCCACCTCGACCACCTCCGGCCTCCCCCTCGCTCTCCTGGTCCAGCCACCAGCTCCGCCGCCTCCACTCTTCCCTCCGCCCCGCGATGGCTTCCCGGGAGCCCCTGCACGTGAAGACCCCGATCCGAGACAGCGTGATGCTGTCCAAGGTGGCCGGCACCAGCGTCTACATCAAGATGGACAGTGCCCAGCCCTCCGGCTCCTTCAAGATCCGGGGCATCGGCCACCTCTGCCAGACGGTACAGGGCGGctccggggaggggggcaggtccTCTTTCCTCAATGGGCAGGGCCGGTGCCATGTGGAACCCAAGGAGTTCCTGCCCACGAGGCCCGTGCACCCACCATTAGCGCTCCCTCTGGGGAAGGGGTGCCCGGCACGAGGGCCCCCTACGGGCTGATCCCAGAGCTCTCAGCTGCCCGCCTCTCCATCCccgccctgagccaggctccttGGGGAGGGGAGATGTCGCTTGAGAGGCTGGGGCAGTAAAGTTCCAAAACCAGCTCAGTTAGACTCCCAGGGGCCGGGGTGGGTAGGACTCCAGGTGACCCCGCCCCTCGTCTCCACAGTGGGCTGAGCGAGGCTGCAAACACTTCGTCTGCTGCTCAGGTAAGCAGCCTGCACGCCTCCTCCTGTCCTCTGCTGTGTGCCCCGGGGGCAGGCGCTCCACCTCTCTGGGCCCTGCTTTCCCCAGCCGGGAGCCGTAGCAAACATTTGCAGCCAGCCCAATTTGGACTTTCAGAGGGGaggcctgaggtcacccaggggGGTTCAGAGGCCGGGGTTTGGGCCCCCAGGCCGTCCCGAACTGACACAATCTCTACCCACCACCCCTGGCAGCGGGCAACGCCGGCATGGCGGCCGCCTATGCCGCCAGGAGGCTGGGCATCCCCGCCACCATCGTCGTGCCCAAGACAACGCCTGCCCTCACCATCGAGCGGCTCAGAAATGAGGGCGCCACGGTCACGGTGGTGGGTGAGGTGAGTGCCGACCTGGAGCAGGGCCGCGGAGGGCAGCTGGTGGCGGAGGCGGGTCCCCTGGCCGCTCACCTCCGCCCGCGTCCCCTGTGGTCTTGCAGACGCTGGAGGAGGCCCAGGAGCTGGCCACGGCGCTGGCGAAGAACAACCCCGGCTGGGTCTTCATCTCTCCCTTCGACGACCCCCTCATCTGGTACGTGGAGCCCAGGGTGGCAGCCACCTCCTGACCACTGGGTGGGCGCCTGCCACAAGGCACGTGGGCACATTCTTATGCACAGCagttgcacatgtgtgtgcacacacaccatCACCTAGAAGCACACACGTGTGTGTCCCAACGCCCATCCTCCTCGGCCGTGAGCGATCGCGAGCTCAGATACCCAGGGGCCTGCCTCTGGGTGCCCGGGAGCAGGTCCCGAGACCAGGATTCCGGGGAAAGCTGTTGACTTGGGAGGTGATTCCCcagcggagggggagggagacgaGGCAGGAAAGACCCCTCTAACTGGGGCTCTCCtgggcagggccctgctgtggcAGCTGGAGCTTGATTTCCTGGGGCCCCTGGGAGCCAGTGGAACACGAACCAGTTACTCAGCAGCAGGAGAGGATGCTGGGTGTTTACTCACCAGCACACAGTCTTCACTCACACAGGCCCTGGGCGAGGGGTGTTCTCAGGGCTGTCACCTGTGGGCACAGCCAGgtgtcacacacacaggcagcTCCGTGGCAGAGGTGGCAGTGTGGGGGGCCAACAGGAGCCTCCAGGCAGAGATGCAGCTGGAAATCAGGGCGGAGTCAGGGAGGAGGCCAGCCCCAAGGACAAGTGACAGAGCGAGTGGTATCTCCAGGACCCCTGCCTGGGGCCCCAGCCTTGACCCGGTTCCCCccgcactcccccaccccaccccaccctccagggAAGGCCACGCTTCCATCGTGAAGGAGCTGAAGGAGACAATGAGCGAAAAGCCGGGGGCCATCGCGCTGTCGGTGGGCGGCGGCGGCCTCTTGTGCGGAGTGgcccaggggctgcaggaggtgggctggggggaCGTGCCCATCATCGCCATGGAGACCAAGGGAGCCCACAGCTTCCACACTGCCACCTCTGCCGGCAAGCTCATCCCTCTGGACCAGATTACGAGGTGAGCAGCCGGGCTGCCTTGACCGTCACACTTCCTCTTGCAAAAAAGTCTAATATTCATCATGTACTGAGTTCCTCTGTGGCAGCGTTTTGCACTCttcattcaattttttaatatatatctttattgatctcagagaggaggggagagtgagagatagaaacatcaatggtgagagaggatcatcgatcggctgcctcctgcacgccccccataatcgagcccacaatctgggcctgtgccccgaccgggaatcaaaccgtgacctcctggttcataggtggatgatcagccaccgagccacgccagccgggctgcacTCTTCATTCACTTGCCAGCCATTTACTGAGCCCCTACCATGGGCAAGACCCCGGCTGATCCCGGGGAGAGAGGTGGATAAACACCACTCCTGCTCCCAAGGAGTTCACATCCCAGCCCAAACCTTTGGCACATGGTGTTCAATTAGGATCAGGTCTGGCTGGTTTATGTAGGAACCCAGATAGCGATTTAAACAAGACTGAACTTTATTTCCTCTCTTACTAACAAAAGAAAAGTCTAGAGGGAGGCACTCCAGGGGCAGCTCTATGAAGCCAGGTGCCCAGGTCCCCTGCGTTTGTTCTCCGCCGTCCTTATTACGTCGCCTCACGGGCCAAAATAGCTGCCTAAGTGCCAACTCTCACACCCACCCTCCATCTGACAGGAAGGAAGAAGCAGGGCAGAAGCTATGCCCCTCCCTTGAAAGACAGACACAGTACTTCCACTTtcctctcattggccagaacttagtcacatggccacacctgctgcaagggaggctgggaaatgtctTCCTACCTGGTGTCCCTGTGTGCAGCTAGAGTAGATATAGGGTAGACAGGTCTCTGCCACAGATGGGCAGACTGAGCTGGATTCCTGAGCCCCGCACCCCGGAGCTGTATGTGGGCCTCTGCTCCTGCAGTGCTGCGAGCGAAGAAGTcattgttgagcacctactatgggcCATATGTTGGCCTAAGGGCTGAGGTGGTCCAGGCAAGGAGATGCTCATGGGCGAATGGGGAAATGAGCTGGGAACGGAGCCAGTGAGGTCTCTGGGGAGGCTGATTACCAGGGCAGGTCCTGGAGGTATACGGGTCCTGTTGGCAGTCCCAGCACCACGGCTCCCTGGCCAAGTGACAGCACACGCCCTGCCTCAGTCTTCCCTTCTATAAAATGGAACCAATGAACTAACCACAAAAGTTGTTGTGA
This region of Eptesicus fuscus isolate TK198812 chromosome 23, DD_ASM_mEF_20220401, whole genome shotgun sequence genomic DNA includes:
- the SDS gene encoding L-serine dehydratase/L-threonine deaminase, with the translated sequence MASREPLHVKTPIRDSVMLSKVAGTSVYIKMDSAQPSGSFKIRGIGHLCQTWAERGCKHFVCCSAGNAGMAAAYAARRLGIPATIVVPKTTPALTIERLRNEGATVTVVGETLEEAQELATALAKNNPGWVFISPFDDPLIWEGHASIVKELKETMSEKPGAIALSVGGGGLLCGVAQGLQEVGWGDVPIIAMETKGAHSFHTATSAGKLIPLDQITSVAKALCVKTVGAQALKLFQEYPIFSEVVSDQEAVAAIEKFVDDERVLVEPACGAALAAVYSNVVRKLQGEGKLRTPLSSLVVIVCGGSNISLDQLQDLKKQLGMKNELPK